One Lutra lutra chromosome 7, mLutLut1.2, whole genome shotgun sequence DNA window includes the following coding sequences:
- the LOC125105076 gene encoding olfactory receptor 4F21-like, whose amino-acid sequence MDRLNNSVVSEFVLLGLSSSWETKVFLMLIFSLIYLGIILGNLFIFFLVIFDSHLHSPMYFLLANLSLIDVGVASTTVPKMIRDLLSEYKIISFQSCMTQICFIHIMGGVEMVLLIAMAFDRYTAICKPLHYLNIMNPKICVSFVIAGWVTGVIHAMSQFAFIINLPFCGPNEVDSFYCDFPRIIKLACTDGDRFEFIIAANSGFMSMGTFFLLILSYIFILVTVWKRSSGDLSKAFVTLSAHITVVVLFFTPCMFLYVWPFPTSSIDKYLFIADFAITPILNPIIYTLRNKDIKVAIKRLSKQGHYVRLC is encoded by the coding sequence ATGGATAGACTAAATAATTCTGTGGTTTCTGAGTTTGTGTTGCTGGGACTCTCTAGTTCTTGGGAAACTAAAGTTTTTCTCATGTTGattttttccttgatttatttaGGGATCATCCTGGgaaatctcttcattttctttttggtaatttttgattCTCACCTACATTCTCCTATGTACTTCCTGCTGGCCAACCTGTCACTCATTGATGTGGGAGTTGCCTCTACCACAGTCCCAAAGATGATTAGGGACCTTTTAAGTGAATACAAGATTATTTCTTTCCAAAGCTGCATGACACAGATATGTTTTATCCACATCATGGGAGGAGTGGAGATGGTGTTACTCATAGCCATGGCATTTGACAGGTACACAGCAATCTGTAAGCCTCTTCACTACCTGAACATCATGAATCCTAAAATATGCGTTTCATTTGTAATTGCTGGCTGGGTAACTGGGGTGATCCATGCTATGTCTCAGTTTGCTTTCATTATAAACTTGCCCTTTTGTGGTCCTAATGAAGTAGACAGCTTTTACTGTGACTTTCCCAGGATCATAAAACTTGCATGCACAGATGGAGACAGGTTTGAGTTTATTATTGCTGCCAACAGTGGCTTCATGAGCATGGGCACCTTCTTCTTGCTAATTCTTTCCTACATCTTCATTTTGGTCACTGTCTGGAAACGTTCTTCAGGAGACTTATCGAAAGCATTTGTCACTCTGTCAGCTCACATCACTGTGGTGGTTCTTTTTTTCACTCCATGCATGTTTCTCTATGTCTGGCCTTTCCCCACATCATCAATTGATAAATACCTGTTCATTGCTGATTTTGCTATCACTCCCATTTTAAATCCCATCATATatacattaagaaataaagac